The following proteins are encoded in a genomic region of Polyangiaceae bacterium:
- a CDS encoding flap endonuclease: MRQANTNLPNLHLVDATYELFRAFFAQPSRQGPDGREVGAVRGLLSTLIALTREATHIGCATDHVIESFRNDLYSGYKTGAGIPVELSSQFHLAEDAMRALGLVVWPMVEFEADDALAAAAAKFVSEAGQVLLASPDKDLAQCVDGTRIVMLDRKNEAVMDEAGVVAKFGVRPASIPDYLALVGDSADGYPGLPGWGAKSAAAVLSAYGMIENIPREASSWTVKVRGADKLAQTLAAQKNDALLFKKLATLRTDVPLTEQFGDLEWRGAKPELKMLCESLGMPDLVKRVTRWQA; this comes from the coding sequence ATGCGCCAAGCCAATACCAATCTTCCCAACCTGCACCTCGTCGATGCAACCTACGAACTTTTCAGGGCATTTTTCGCGCAGCCGTCGCGCCAAGGCCCCGATGGACGGGAAGTCGGCGCCGTGCGCGGGCTCTTGTCGACGCTGATTGCACTCACACGCGAAGCCACGCATATCGGGTGCGCGACCGATCATGTCATCGAATCATTTCGGAACGATCTTTACAGTGGCTACAAAACGGGGGCTGGCATACCCGTCGAATTGTCATCGCAGTTTCATCTAGCAGAAGACGCCATGCGAGCTTTGGGGCTCGTCGTGTGGCCGATGGTGGAATTCGAAGCGGACGACGCATTGGCGGCAGCGGCTGCAAAGTTTGTCTCGGAAGCAGGTCAAGTGCTGCTTGCGTCGCCCGACAAGGATCTCGCGCAATGCGTGGACGGCACGCGTATCGTCATGCTGGACCGGAAAAACGAAGCTGTGATGGATGAGGCCGGTGTGGTTGCGAAGTTTGGGGTTCGTCCGGCGTCCATTCCTGATTATTTGGCGCTCGTGGGCGATTCTGCCGATGGTTATCCGGGTTTGCCCGGGTGGGGCGCGAAATCGGCGGCGGCCGTGCTTTCCGCATACGGTATGATTGAAAACATTCCGCGTGAAGCGTCGTCCTGGACCGTGAAAGTTCGCGGTGCGGACAAACTCGCGCAAACGCTTGCTGCTCAAAAGAACGACGCGCTCTTGTTCAAGAAATTGGCGACATTGCGCACGGACGTACCATTGACCGAGCAATTCGGGGACCTCGAATGGCGCGGGGCGAAACCCGAATTGAAGATGCTTTGCGAATCGCTGGGAATGCCCGACTTGGTCAAACGCGTGACGCGTTGGCAAGCGTGA